In Molothrus ater isolate BHLD 08-10-18 breed brown headed cowbird unplaced genomic scaffold, BPBGC_Mater_1.1 matUn_MA533, whole genome shotgun sequence, one genomic interval encodes:
- the LOC129047126 gene encoding uncharacterized protein LOC129047126 isoform X4 — translation MARRMASARSARAGSFCWHSARSLEKLEKSPRDIFHPEIQKDLLVVEGQEGSVNFKFGILYAKDGQLTGDEMFSHGQGRTLVSGRQTQRCPRRYRECKNHKKQIGLQRKQTGENKRNHGRRESAAGEEETVLSLGSIELRYCCVISCVCTESSHLHL, via the exons ATGGCCCGGAGAATGGCGAGCGCAAGGAGCGCGCGGGCTGGatccttctgctggcacag tgccaggagtcttgagaaactggagaagagcccaagagacatttttcatcctgagatacaaaag GATTTATTGGTTGTTGAAGGGCAAGAG ggatcggtgaattttaaatttggaatcCTCTATGCTAAGGATGGTCAGCTTACAGGTgatgaaatgttcagtcatg ggcagggaaggactctCGTATCCGGTCGTCAGACTCAGCGCTGCCCGAGAAGATACAGAGAGTGTAAAAATCATAAGAAGCAAAtaggactgcagaggaaacaaactggagagaacaaaag aaaccatggcaggagagagtcagctgctggagaagaggagacagtaTTATCCCTGGGCAGCATAGAACTGCGCTACTGCTGTGtcatcagctgtgtctgcactgaaagtAGCCACCTTCACTTGTAG
- the LOC129047126 gene encoding uncharacterized protein LOC129047126 isoform X2, translating into MARRMASARSARAGSFCWHSARSLEKLEKSPRDIFHPEIQKDLLVVEGQEVSTSLTTSCSQTRPGSVNFKFGILYAKDGQLTGDEMFSHGQGRTLVSGRQTQRCPRRYRECKNHKKQIGLQRKQTGENKRNHGRRESAAGEEETVLSLGSIELRYCCVISCVCTESSHLHL; encoded by the exons ATGGCCCGGAGAATGGCGAGCGCAAGGAGCGCGCGGGCTGGatccttctgctggcacag tgccaggagtcttgagaaactggagaagagcccaagagacatttttcatcctgagatacaaaag GATTTATTGGTTGTTGAAGGGCAAGAGGTGAGTACAAGCCTAACTACTTCTTGCTCACAGACCCGTCCG ggatcggtgaattttaaatttggaatcCTCTATGCTAAGGATGGTCAGCTTACAGGTgatgaaatgttcagtcatg ggcagggaaggactctCGTATCCGGTCGTCAGACTCAGCGCTGCCCGAGAAGATACAGAGAGTGTAAAAATCATAAGAAGCAAAtaggactgcagaggaaacaaactggagagaacaaaag aaaccatggcaggagagagtcagctgctggagaagaggagacagtaTTATCCCTGGGCAGCATAGAACTGCGCTACTGCTGTGtcatcagctgtgtctgcactgaaagtAGCCACCTTCACTTGTAG
- the LOC129047126 gene encoding uncharacterized protein LOC129047126 isoform X3, giving the protein MARRMASARSARAGSFCWHSARSLEKLEKSPRDIFHPEIQKDLLVVEGQEVSTSLTTSCSQTRPGSVNFKFGILYAKDGQLTGDEMFSHGQGRTLVSGRQTQRCPRRYRECKNHKKQIGLQRKQTGENKRSCSDAFTETMAGESQLLEKRRQYYPWAA; this is encoded by the exons ATGGCCCGGAGAATGGCGAGCGCAAGGAGCGCGCGGGCTGGatccttctgctggcacag tgccaggagtcttgagaaactggagaagagcccaagagacatttttcatcctgagatacaaaag GATTTATTGGTTGTTGAAGGGCAAGAGGTGAGTACAAGCCTAACTACTTCTTGCTCACAGACCCGTCCG ggatcggtgaattttaaatttggaatcCTCTATGCTAAGGATGGTCAGCTTACAGGTgatgaaatgttcagtcatg ggcagggaaggactctCGTATCCGGTCGTCAGACTCAGCGCTGCCCGAGAAGATACAGAGAGTGTAAAAATCATAAGAAGCAAAtaggactgcagaggaaacaaactggagagaacaaaag gtcgtgctctgatgcatttacagaaaccatggcaggagagagtcagctgctggagaagaggagacagtaTTATCCCTGGGCAGCATAG